The genomic region CTACGAAACATGTGCTAATATAGAAAGATCTAGGAGAAAGGAGAAAAAAGTGGGCTACACTTGCACAAGAATTTGACATTGAGATACAACTCATGAAAATAGTCTAGAAGTAAGATAAATTAAAAGAGTAGTCCTCACATTTATGTCAACAATATACAATTTAAAATAGTATTTCTTATAATTAGCGTGATGagagtgtatcatataattttataTATCAAAGATAACATTATAAACTTAATATTATAAATTCAATCAATTTTGAGGATGACATTTCATGAGAAAGCAAAGTGCACCTTATGAGAAAACCATGGAGGAGTTTAAGAGGAAGAATTTTAAGATTTATTCTCCAAAGAGTCGTTTCTCTCAATCCCATCCTCTATTTTGAACAATATATGAAAGGATTGTCATGGATTGCCAATATCATTTAAAGATGGCATTCACTATGAAGTGAGGATCATTTTCATGTGAAAGGATCCCCTTTGGCCTAATAAATTGTAGTGAATTTATTTTTATAGGTCATGGATATTGCTTTCAAAGGCCTTGCCAAAGAATGCAATATCATCTAAATCTATAATCTTTATCatatttttcaaaaatggaggggaTCATATGCATGACTTGAGGAATGTATAGCGATTGAGCAAATCATGACATTtactaaatcccaaaaagtgtagaatttgatattgagatacAACTCATGAAAATAGTCTAGAAGTAGGATAAATTAAAAGAGTAATCCTCACGTTTATGTCAACAATATACCATTTAAAATATCATTTCTTATAATTAATGTGATGaaagtgtatcatataattttttatttcaaagatAACTTAACATTATAAACTTAATAATATAAATTCAATCAATTTTGACGATGAAAATTCATGAGAAAGCATAGTGCACCTTATAAGAAAACCATGGAGGAGTTTACCTAGATGTTTAAATATATAGGAAGGAGTCGAAGTCTAAATATATAGGAAGGAGTCGAAGTCTTGATGATAATGGAAATGGCAAGAAGAGAAGTTGGGAATCTACAGGAGAGTGTTGTCTAGAGCAGCGAAGGAAACGAATGAGAAGCCAGGCCGACCTGTGGGTTCTAGAAACAGGGCCAAATCCCCTGTTACAATGGTAGATATTGAAGGTGCAGCCAGGCCTATTGCCCTCATCTAATTCAACTGAATGTTTTGAttgtattttcttgaattttgattgtattttcttgaattttttattgtattttcttGGATTTCTTGAAGCTAATTAAGTATGGTAGGAATTGATGCAGAAGTCCGTGGTGTACCAGAATCCCAGTCCTGTGATGGAGGGCGTAGTTTAGAGCAGCCAAGGAGGCGAAGGGGCCGTCCTCGGGGCTCCAGAAACAGGGTCAGAGCCCAAGGTGCAGCCGGGCTTATTCCCCTCATCTTGGTAAGAGACTGTAACGTAATTCGTTGCTTGAATGAGTTCAGGAGGAGCATTAACCACGATGGAATCTTGATTTTGATGGCTCGTGGGCGAGTACGCAATGTAGTAATAATTTAGCCTCATCCTCAGGCCCCCGGGAATTTGCAAGGTACCTTTTAGTTGATACAGCTCTCTGCTCCTATTACGCCTGGCATCTGGAATCAACCTTTGTCGGCTACTCTGGAAGGTCGTCAAGGACAAATCAGAGGAGATATCTTTGGAGAGAATCTGTGGGTAGATGGTTGAGTAGTTATTGTGGTTACTCGCTTAGCCAACCCTGTCTATTTCAGCCAACCTTCTGCAGCTCACAATCACTCAGTTCATCAGAACAGTGGGTTTCGTCTACCTTATTCtgctccacctccaccaccaccatctcATACAAATGTGCACCCTGCTACAGGTTCTCATCAGCCAAGAAGGATCAACAATATGCATCAGGGTATCGTGGTTTCTTCTTCTGCTCCTATTCCTctcccacctccacctccacctccaccaccaccatctcAGACAAATGTGCACCCAGCTACAGGTCCTCATCAGGGTATCGTGGTTTCTTCTTctgctccacctccacctccacctccacctccaccaccaccatctcAGACAAATGTGCACCCTGCTACAGGTCCTCATCAGGGTATCGTGGTTTCTTCTTctgctccaccaccacctccacctccacctccacctccaccatctcaGGCGAATGTGCACCCTGCTACAGCTCATCAGACTATTCCACCCCTACCACCACCATCTCAGACCATCAGCTCCATCACCCGGGTCCGCACGGAAGTTGTGAAATACTTCTTTCAATTATTTGGGTGATTCTTTTTTATCAATCTTTATTTGAAGTATGGTTTCTTGACTTTCCCTTCTCAGACTGGTAGTTTGTAATCTCCGATCCCAAAGTATGGTTTTCCCATATTTACTTATGAGATGTAAAGATTCATACTCTCTTATAAGATGTAAAGGTTTTTTTTCCTTATTGTGACTCTTACTAATAATGCTCTCTTTATGTTTCCTTATGAgacttgaagctttttcttcttgtTATAGCTGATTATAATCTCAAACCTAATAAGTAAGCTTTCTTGATATTCTTTTATAAGATGTaaaacttttctttcttattgcAATTGATTATAATATCAGACATACTAAATATGGTTTCTTAACGTTTTTCATGAAATGTAAAGCTTTTCCCTCTTTTCATGACTGTTATAGTCTCATCAGATCTGTTAAGATGTTTTATAGATATTTTTTCATCAGATGTAAAGCTTTTTCATTCTTGCCATGGCTGGTTATAATCTCAGACCTATaaagtatttttttaattagatGTAAAGTATTGAGTACTTCTCCAAGAAATGGAATTCTTGTTCTTTTGTATTCATGAATAAAAATAATTTGAAGAGGTTGTGATGTAGTTCCTTATAATCTTTTCTACTTTACTTTAAATCGGTCAGCAAAGGTCTTAATTACATTCTTTGATGCCCAAGACTGAAACTCCTTTCAGCAGCAATCTTTTAGTTATTTTAATCATTCCTGTCTGCAAACAACTATCATTTAAAATGAATATCTTGTTCATCACTAGCAGAAGCAAAGTGTATCAAGAAAACAATTGAGTGCCAAGTATATTGAGTGTGGAGGAGCATGCCATTCATTTCCTTACCTTGTTTACATAAATAACCTTAACTATACTTTAATGGGTTCTAATGTCTGAGCTCTGGTACACGAAGTCATCAGAAATAGATTCCAATGGAACATGTCCTGTCTCCAATGAATTAGTAGTCCTCCTCTTCACAGTTTCATTGACTGCCAGCATGATTCCGCTATTAACTTTTATTgctatgaacatacatcatttacAGTCTTCCATTCTTCATCTCTCTGCCTTCTATACCCTGTTGTAACCCTCCCATTTGGCGCGGGTTGGAAGGTTGATCCTAAGAAAGGTTCTGAATTCggatttacacctgccaattgaatTTGCCTAAAAGTTTCTATGCTTTTTCAACAAATCTGTTCTAGGCGTATCTCACAAAATTTCTAAGAGGCGTTCTGTCAAACAGTCGACGTATTGAtgatctatcctttatgcttttaCAGATGTCCATACCTCGTTCCAAATCTCCCATGTGTTGCGAGCTGGAAGGATGTTTCACAAATTTCGTAAAACAATTGTTAAAGGGTTCTacaagacattttgtcaaacagttcgcgTATCACGATCtgttttttaatataatattcCAACTTACGTCCTATATCTCAAAGCCACCAAATTTAGGCTGTAAATTTTCAGGGCATTCTCTTTTCTTCGATCTAATTCAAGAATGTTACTGGTCTATTTTATATACTCAAATATATATTCTAAGCTGATATAATTTATATACTCAAAATATAGATTCTAAGCTGATATTTCGGATTAGAATATTCTAAGACAACATCTGAACAGCAAGAAAAAATATATGTTACATTTAATCAATATGTCATTACCACTGTCCACAAGGAATGGAAGTGCATATTCCTTTTAGCAATTCAAACAAAGCAAATTAGCATGGGGAAGTAGAGCACTCTGAAAATTCATATATACATCTTAAAATATAACAAAACAAATTAACACACAAAATATTAAGTCAAACGAAAAGAGTCACTAAATGAAAAGAGTTAATTAAATGTTCAAGAATCAAAGAGTAAAATTCAATGAAAACAATTCTAAGATTGTTAACCATAATATTTCAACTACTAAAACTCTTATGTTGTGGAGTCTAGATGTTTAGGATACATATCTCTTTCAAATATAGTtaatgatttttatttccaatctaATTTACATTGATCTTCAGTAATAGGTGAGAAAAACCTTCCTTCTGAAAAAATGAGTGCCCTTATCACATTGAAATGATGCTCAAGTGATTCATTTGAAAATATTCATAAACAATTGTTTATGGAGATTCCTAAAACTTATCTAGCTTATTTGTCTGAATCCGAACTATATAAAGATAGAAACCTAtttcttttaaattatatattacttttttttactaaaatttatttaatttatgcatacacatggtttatttatttaagattatttacaataatatgtatttaattattattattttttataatggtTCATGTTTTGATAAAAGTATATTTGATCAAACTTATTTTTTCTTAATAATTTGGACAAATAGAATTGTAGCTTGATATTTGATATTGTTTATAATTTGGATAAATTAAGTGCACATATCCTTTATTAAATTTAGGTATGGAGATAGCCAACAAAAAACAAGAGCGCTAAAATAAAGCACAAATAAAAGATCAATATGAAATAATATTGATATTCTATTCAAAGATACATGTGCAAAAGACTTGCTCAACAATGAGCTAAAATTGGGTATTATGAGGTAAACCATCAAGATATGTGAACTTACAACTAATGTCAAAAAAAAAGAGATGTACTAACATATGTACGCAACATCTCCACTGAATTATAAATTACAAAGAATAAAAAAACAGTCATCAATATTTGATCAATGAAAAATCTCTTGTTAACATGATTGAATTGCTAGAAGGAATATGTACTTCCATTCCTATATTCTCTACTTTCTCTCCTATATCCCCATGCTAATTTGCCTTCATGAGGAAAGGCATGCACTTCCATTCCTTGTGGACAGTGGTGATGGCATATTGATTAAATGTAACATATATTTTTTCTTGCTGTTCTGATGTTGTCTTAGATGGAATTATATCAGCTTAGAATATATATTTGAGTATATAAAATAGACCAGTAACATTCTTGAATTAGATCGAAGAAAAGAGGGTGCCCTGAAAATTTACAGCCTAAATTTGGTGGCTTTGAGATATAGGACGTAAGTTGAAATATTATGTTAAAAAACAGATCGTGATAcgcgaactgtttgacaaaatgtcttgtAGAACCCTTTAACAATTGTTTTACGAAATTTGTGAAAACATCCTTCCACCTCGCAACACATGGGAGATTTGGAACGAGATATGGACATCTGtaaaagcataaaggatagatcaTCAATACGTcgactgtttgacagaatgcctcttAGAAATTTTGTGAGATACGCCTAGAACAGATTTGTTGAAAAAGCATAGAAACTTTTAGGCAAattcaattggcaggtgtaaatccGAATTCAGAACCTTTCTTAGGATCAACCTTCCAACCCGCGCCAAATGGGAGGGTTACAACAGGGTATAGAAGGCAGAGAGATGAAGAATGGAAGACTgtaaatgatgtatgttcatagcAATAAAAGTTAATAGCGGAATCATGCTGGCAGTCAATGAAACTGTGAAGAGGAGGACTACTAATTCATTGGAGACAGGAAATGTTCCACTGGAATCTATTTCTGATGACTTCGTGTACCAGAGCTCAGACATTAGAACCCATTAAAGTATAGTTAAGGTTATTTATGTAAACAAGGTAAGGAAATGAATGGCAGGCTCCTCCACACTCAATATACTTGGCACTCAATTGTTTTCTTGATACACTTTGCTTCTGCTAGTGATGAACAAGATATTCATTTTTTGAATGATAGTTGTTTGCAGACAGGAATGATTAAAGTAACTAAAAGATTGCTGCTGAAAGGAGTTTCAGTCTTGGGCATCAAAGAATGTAATTAAGACCTTTGCTGACCGATTTAAAGTAAAGTAGAAAAGATTATAAGGAACTACATCACAACCTCTTCAAATTATATTTATTCATGAATACAAAAGAACAAGAATTCCATTTCTTGGAGAAGTACTCAATACTTTACatctaattaaaaaaatactttATAGGTCTGAGATTATAACCAGCCATGGCAAGAATGAAAAAGCTTTACATCTGATGAAAAAATATCCATAAAACATCTTAACAGATCTGATGAGACTATAACAGTCATGATAAGAGGGAAAAGCTTTACATTTCATGAAAAACGTTAAGAAACCATATTTAGTATGTCTGATATTATAATCAATTgcaataagaaagaaaagttttACATCTTATAAAAGAATATCAAGAAAGCTTACTTATTAGGTTTGAGATTATAATCAGCTATAacaagaagaaaaagcttcaaatctCATAAGGAAACATAAAGAGAGCATTATTAGTAAGAGTCACAATAAGGAAAAAAAACCTTTACATCTTGTAAGAGAGTATGAATCTTTACATCTCATAAGTAAATACGGGAAAACCATACTTTGGGATCGGAGATTACAAACTACCAGTCTGAGAAGGGAAAGTCAAGAAATGCTTCAAATAAAGATTGATAAAAAAGAATCACCCAAATAATTGAAAGAAGTATTTCACAACTTCCGTGCGGACCCGGGTGATGGAGCTGATGGCctgagatggtggtggtgggggtgGAATAGTCTGATGAGCTGTAGTAGGGTGCATATTCGCCtgagatggtggaggtggaggtggaggtggtggtggtggtggagcagAAGAAGAAACCACGATACCCTGATGAGGACCTGTAGCAGGGTGCACATTTGTCTgagatggtggtggtggaggtggaggtggaggtggaggtggagcagAAGAAGAAACCACGATACCCTGATGAGGACCTGTAGTTGGGTGCACATTTGTCTgagatggtggtggtggaggtggaggtggtggtgggggAGGAATACGAGCAGAAGAAGAAACCACGATACCCTGATGCATATTGTTGATCCTTCTTGGCTGATGAGAACCTGTAGCAGGGTGCACATTTGTctgagatggtggtggtgggggtgGAGCAGAAGAAGGTAGACGAAACCCACTGTTCTGATGAACTGAGTGATTGTGAGCTGCAGAAGGTTGGCTGAAATAGACAGGGTTGGCTAAGCGAATAACGACAATAACTACTAGACCATCTACCCACATATTTTCTCCAAAGATATCTCCTCTGATTTGTCCTTGACGACCTTCCAGAGTAGCCGACAAAGGTTGATTCCAGATGCCAGGCGTAATAGGAGCAGAG from Cryptomeria japonica chromosome 3, Sugi_1.0, whole genome shotgun sequence harbors:
- the LOC131065632 gene encoding formin-like protein 7, producing MHQGIVVSSSAPIPLPPPPPPPPPPSQTNVHPATGPHQGIVVSSSAPPPPPPPPPPPPSQTNVHPATGPHQGIVVSSSAPPPPPPPPPPPPSQANVHPATAHQTIPPLPPPSQTISSITRVRTEVVKYFFQLFG
- the LOC131065648 gene encoding AT-hook motif nuclear-localized protein 17 isoform X1, encoding MVDIEGIEAEVRDVPESQSCDGGRSLEQPRRRRGRPRGSRNRVRAQGAAGLIDAEVRDVPESQSCDGGRSLEQPRRRRGRPRGSRNRVRAQGAAGLMPLILERDCNVIRCLNEFRRSINDDGILILMARGRVRNVVIIQPHLQAPRNLQGTFELIQLSAPITPGIWNQPLSATLEGRQGQIRGDIFGENMWVDGLVVIVVIRLANPVYFSQPSAAHNHSVHQNSGFRLPSSAPPPPPPSQTNVHPATGSHQPRRINNMHQGIVVSSSARIPPPPPPPPPPPPSQTNVHPTTGPHQGIVVSSSAPPPPPPPPPPPPSQTNVHPATGPHQGIVVSSSAPPPPPPPPPPPPSQANMHPTTAHQTIPPPPPPSQAISSITRVRTEVVKYFFQLFG
- the LOC131065648 gene encoding AT-hook motif nuclear-localized protein 17 isoform X2 yields the protein MVDIEEVRDVPESQSCDGGRSLEQPRRRRGRPRGSRNRVRAQGAAGLIDAEVRDVPESQSCDGGRSLEQPRRRRGRPRGSRNRVRAQGAAGLMPLILERDCNVIRCLNEFRRSINDDGILILMARGRVRNVVIIQPHLQAPRNLQGTFELIQLSAPITPGIWNQPLSATLEGRQGQIRGDIFGENMWVDGLVVIVVIRLANPVYFSQPSAAHNHSVHQNSGFRLPSSAPPPPPPSQTNVHPATGSHQPRRINNMHQGIVVSSSARIPPPPPPPPPPPPSQTNVHPTTGPHQGIVVSSSAPPPPPPPPPPPPSQTNVHPATGPHQGIVVSSSAPPPPPPPPPPPPSQANMHPTTAHQTIPPPPPPSQAISSITRVRTEVVKYFFQLFG